From one Micromonospora siamensis genomic stretch:
- a CDS encoding MaoC/PaaZ C-terminal domain-containing protein, translating into MAIRKRRSEDGPAEELSVHDLIDGPTQVISGPDLPRPPAREPDGHDVSLEATHDLSVYATQDLSAHPEATEPAGPERVALLQLPAPGALYRRALLGALPGLGGRRGDRIPARELTVHGVAVDRAHLADYDRVCGFRLADRLPGTYPHVLGFPLSLRLMTARDFPVPLTGIVHVANRITVRRPVEAGETLDFVTYAENLRPHDRGRQLDVVLVASVAGEEVWRGVSTYLSREKRPDGGGRRDRGDRPAAPADSARWPLTPRVGTDYARVSGDHNPIHTSRLGARLFGFPRPIAHGMWSKARCLAALENRLPEAYTVDVAFKLPVPLPSTVAFHAAPVADGWSFGLHAARDGRPHLAGTVRDEGSTVA; encoded by the coding sequence ATGGCGATCCGGAAGCGTCGATCCGAGGACGGTCCCGCCGAGGAGCTGTCGGTCCACGACCTGATCGACGGCCCCACCCAGGTGATCTCCGGTCCCGACCTGCCCCGGCCCCCGGCCCGCGAGCCGGACGGGCACGACGTGAGCCTGGAGGCCACCCACGACCTCTCGGTCTACGCCACCCAGGACCTGTCGGCGCACCCCGAGGCGACCGAGCCGGCCGGACCGGAACGGGTCGCGCTGCTCCAGCTGCCCGCCCCCGGCGCGCTGTACCGGCGGGCGCTGCTCGGCGCGCTGCCCGGCCTCGGCGGCCGGCGCGGCGACCGGATCCCCGCTCGCGAGCTGACCGTGCACGGGGTGGCCGTCGACCGGGCCCACCTGGCGGACTACGACCGGGTGTGCGGCTTCCGGCTGGCCGACCGGCTGCCCGGGACGTACCCGCACGTGCTGGGTTTTCCGCTGTCGCTGCGGCTGATGACGGCGCGGGACTTCCCGGTGCCGCTGACCGGGATCGTGCACGTGGCCAACCGGATCACGGTGCGCCGGCCGGTCGAGGCGGGCGAGACGCTGGACTTCGTCACGTACGCCGAGAACCTGCGCCCGCACGACCGGGGCCGGCAGCTCGACGTGGTGCTGGTCGCGTCGGTGGCCGGGGAGGAGGTGTGGCGCGGCGTCTCGACGTACCTCAGCCGGGAGAAGCGGCCCGACGGCGGTGGGCGGCGCGACCGGGGCGACCGGCCCGCCGCGCCGGCCGACAGCGCGCGGTGGCCGCTCACCCCGCGGGTGGGCACCGACTACGCCCGGGTCTCCGGCGACCACAACCCGATCCACACCTCCCGGCTCGGCGCCCGGCTGTTCGGGTTCCCCCGGCCGATCGCGCACGGCATGTGGAGCAAGGCGCGCTGCCTGGCGGCGCTGGAGAACCGGCTGCCCGAGGCGTACACGGTCGACGTGGCCTTCAAGCTGCCGGTGCCGCTGCCCTCGACGGTGGCGTTCCACGCCGCGCCGGTGGCCGACGGCTGGAGTTTCGGGCTGCACGCGGCCCGTGACGGCCGCCCGCACCTCGCCGGCACCGTCCGGGACGAGGGAAGCACCGTCGCCTGA
- a CDS encoding 3-oxoacyl-ACP reductase, producing MTDRYASFVQSGAGRALVKRLGLPDPPRLRRFTPGDPLLPGPALVGAADGGRLAEPVTKILTFAGVEPRDPVAGTTAADGTPQRYGALVYDATGITDSTGLRQLYDFFHPHARSVLPSGRVIVLGTPPAECATPREATAQRALEGLTRSIGKEFGRGVTAQLVYVTKNGDAGTLTSLESTLRFLLSGRSAYVSGQVVKVGAGTATAPADWNRPLDGQVVLVTGAARGIGAALAKVLARDGAQVVALDVPAAGDALAAVANEIGGTAVQLDLTTPDAPTRLAEHLAARQGRVDVVVHNAGITRDKTLGRMDADRWDQVIDVNLSSQERINDVLLERGLIPAGGRIVAVSSIAGIAGNRGQTNYATSKAGVIGLVDSLAPVLRERQVSVNAVAPGFIETRLTARIPLALREAGRRMNSMAQGGLPVDVAEAIGWLAWPASGAVTGNVVRVCGQSLLGA from the coding sequence ATGACCGACAGGTACGCGAGCTTCGTCCAATCGGGGGCCGGCCGTGCGCTGGTGAAGCGCCTCGGCCTGCCCGATCCACCTCGGCTGCGCCGGTTCACCCCCGGCGATCCGCTGCTGCCCGGTCCCGCCCTGGTCGGGGCGGCCGACGGCGGCCGGCTCGCCGAACCGGTCACCAAGATCCTGACCTTCGCCGGGGTCGAGCCACGGGACCCGGTCGCCGGCACCACCGCCGCCGACGGCACCCCGCAGAGGTACGGCGCGCTGGTCTACGACGCCACCGGGATCACCGACTCCACCGGCCTGCGCCAGCTCTACGACTTCTTCCACCCGCACGCGCGCTCGGTGCTGCCCAGCGGCCGGGTGATCGTGCTGGGCACCCCGCCGGCCGAGTGCGCCACGCCCCGCGAGGCCACCGCCCAGCGCGCCCTGGAGGGGCTGACCCGCAGCATCGGCAAGGAGTTCGGCCGGGGCGTCACCGCCCAGCTGGTCTACGTGACGAAGAACGGCGACGCCGGCACCCTGACCAGCCTGGAGTCCACTCTCCGCTTCCTGCTCTCGGGCCGGTCCGCGTACGTCTCGGGGCAGGTGGTCAAGGTCGGCGCCGGCACGGCGACCGCCCCGGCCGACTGGAACCGCCCGCTCGACGGCCAGGTCGTCCTGGTCACCGGCGCCGCCCGGGGCATCGGAGCGGCGCTGGCCAAGGTGCTCGCCCGCGACGGCGCGCAGGTGGTGGCGCTGGACGTCCCGGCGGCCGGGGACGCACTCGCCGCGGTCGCCAACGAGATCGGCGGCACCGCCGTGCAGCTCGACCTGACCACCCCGGACGCCCCCACCCGGCTCGCCGAGCACCTGGCCGCCCGGCAGGGCCGGGTCGACGTGGTGGTGCACAACGCCGGCATCACCCGGGACAAGACCCTCGGCCGGATGGACGCCGACCGGTGGGACCAGGTCATCGACGTGAACCTGTCCAGCCAGGAACGGATCAACGACGTGCTGCTGGAGCGCGGCCTGATCCCGGCCGGCGGGCGGATCGTCGCGGTCTCGTCGATCGCCGGGATCGCCGGCAACCGGGGCCAGACCAACTACGCCACCAGCAAGGCCGGCGTGATCGGGCTGGTCGACTCGCTGGCCCCGGTCCTGCGCGAGCGGCAGGTCAGCGTCAACGCCGTCGCCCCCGGCTTCATCGAGACCCGGCTGACCGCCCGGATCCCGCTGGCGCTGCGCGAGGCGGGTCGCCGGATGAACAGCATGGCTCAGGGCGGCCTGCCGGTCGACGTGGCCGAGGCGATCGGCTGGCTGGCCTGGCCGGCCTCCGGCGCGGTCACCGGTAACGTCGTACGGGTCTGCGGCCAGAGCCTGTTGGGGGCGTGA
- a CDS encoding acetyl-CoA C-acetyltransferase, translated as MQNIRRVAVIGGNRIPFARSNSRYAGASNADMLSAALDGLVARFGLAGQRVGELVAGAVLKHSKDFNLAREVVLGSKLDPHTPAYDIQQACGTGLEAAILVANKIALGQIDVGIAGGVDTTSDAPLAVNEDMRRTLLKLNSARTVGERLKIAAKLRPHQPFKPEIPRNAEPRTGLSMGEHAARTALRWEIDRQSQDELALRSHQRLAAAYDKGFFDDLVTPYLGLTRDQNLRPDTTLEKLGSLKPVFGNRGADAGRATMTAGNSSPLTDGASTVLLASEEWAREHQLPVLAWFSWSENAAVDFVHGDEGLLMAPAYAAPRMLARAGLTLQDFDYYEIHEAFASQVLATLAAWESPEFCKDRLGLDAPLGAIDRNKLNVNGSSLAAGHPFAATGGRIVATLAKLLAEKGSGRGLISICAAGGQGVTAILER; from the coding sequence GTGCAGAACATCCGGCGGGTCGCGGTCATCGGCGGCAACCGCATCCCCTTCGCCCGCTCCAACTCCCGGTACGCCGGCGCGTCCAACGCCGACATGCTCAGCGCCGCCCTCGACGGGCTGGTCGCCCGGTTCGGGCTGGCCGGCCAGCGGGTCGGCGAGCTGGTCGCCGGCGCCGTCCTCAAGCACTCCAAGGACTTCAACCTCGCCCGCGAGGTGGTGCTCGGCTCGAAGCTCGACCCGCACACACCCGCGTACGACATCCAGCAGGCCTGCGGCACCGGGCTGGAGGCCGCCATCCTGGTCGCCAACAAGATCGCCCTCGGGCAGATCGACGTCGGCATCGCGGGCGGCGTCGACACCACCTCCGACGCCCCGCTCGCGGTCAACGAGGACATGCGCCGCACCCTGCTCAAGCTCAACAGCGCCCGTACGGTCGGCGAGCGGCTGAAGATCGCCGCCAAGCTCCGCCCGCACCAGCCGTTCAAGCCGGAGATCCCGCGCAACGCGGAGCCACGTACCGGGCTGTCGATGGGGGAGCACGCCGCCCGCACCGCGCTGCGCTGGGAGATCGACCGGCAGTCCCAGGACGAGCTGGCGCTCCGCTCGCACCAGCGCCTCGCCGCCGCGTACGACAAGGGGTTCTTCGACGACCTGGTCACCCCCTACCTGGGGCTGACCCGCGACCAGAACCTGCGACCGGACACCACCCTGGAGAAGCTCGGCTCGCTCAAGCCCGTCTTCGGCAACCGGGGCGCGGACGCCGGCCGGGCCACCATGACCGCCGGCAACTCCTCCCCGCTCACCGACGGCGCGTCGACCGTGCTGCTGGCCTCCGAGGAGTGGGCGCGCGAGCACCAGCTCCCGGTGCTGGCCTGGTTCTCCTGGTCGGAGAACGCCGCCGTCGACTTCGTGCACGGCGACGAGGGACTGCTGATGGCCCCCGCGTACGCGGCGCCCCGGATGCTGGCCCGCGCCGGGCTGACGCTGCAGGACTTCGACTACTACGAGATCCACGAGGCGTTCGCCTCGCAGGTGCTGGCCACCCTGGCCGCCTGGGAGTCCCCGGAGTTCTGCAAGGACCGGCTCGGCCTGGACGCCCCGCTCGGCGCGATCGACCGGAACAAGCTCAACGTCAACGGCTCCTCGCTGGCGGCCGGGCACCCGTTCGCGGCGACCGGTGGGCGGATCGTGGCGACGCTGGCGAAGCTGCTCGCCGAGAAGGGCAGCGGGCGGGGGCTGATCTCCATCTGCGCGGCAGGTGGGCAGGGCGTGACGGCGATTCTGGAGCGCTGA
- a CDS encoding right-handed parallel beta-helix repeat-containing protein: MRGSPVTGLTALAVVGTALIASPAQAADPTVLYVDRASSSCSDTGSGSQTQPFCTIGAAAKATTAGTVVKIASGTYPEQVTVTQSGTKDSPITFEGIGATAPDLPDLGGPTAGFVVDGQHDVVIRKVGVEETAAGAAFDIRNSSAVLLDSVSVYKSTGVGIRFSGATDAKVTGSTLSTIGPAVTADAATTGLTVTSSRFSGWETTSIPGIKIAGSGTKVVDNDISQYNGAAVEIGPGAVGTTVVNNEIETSQGRGVVNRSATGTAITNNDVKTWCGDGIRVEGASSDVSVQNNVVNKSYDPDALDCDEPAGVAIGIYGDARQDTIVDYNNTYAYASAYSWDGARMDLAAFRTASGQAAHDRNTWDDLDRQDSANSAAPGYPSTDRSGTARADNPNVADAGAGPVTYADRGNWEIIGYPVAELDASLDLGAGVVTADASGSKPGWYPLTSYRFDFGDGTVVTQSTPVATHSYGNPGTYQVTVRVSGADDRAREIGLRVTVLRRISTVGLLARSNLKYVAPVLDQTLGLRADHYGVDSVDKFDVADAGGGKIALYSRSAQGYVNVQKSGDVYAGDPSLSAESQLTSIRNGDGSISLRAGTDTYLSTSGYGGILQAKGTTISRFEQFHLVNVTDSNRTLKARANARYVTASNTAASPLIANATGIGVAQKYDLVDLGNSQWAIFARANNRFVTATNAGTLPLINTNVVPGTWEKFTRITNSDGSLSLRSVGNSRYVTADNAGASPLITKHTAITSWDQYTLG, encoded by the coding sequence ATGCGCGGCTCACCCGTCACCGGCCTCACCGCTCTCGCGGTCGTCGGCACCGCACTGATCGCGTCCCCGGCCCAGGCCGCCGACCCCACGGTGCTGTACGTGGACCGGGCATCATCGTCCTGCTCGGACACCGGCTCCGGTAGCCAGACACAACCGTTCTGCACCATCGGCGCCGCCGCGAAGGCGACGACGGCCGGCACGGTGGTGAAGATCGCGTCGGGTACGTACCCGGAACAGGTGACCGTCACGCAGTCCGGCACCAAGGACAGTCCGATCACCTTCGAGGGCATCGGCGCCACGGCGCCGGACCTGCCGGACCTCGGGGGCCCGACCGCCGGCTTCGTCGTGGACGGGCAGCACGACGTCGTCATCCGCAAGGTCGGGGTCGAGGAGACCGCAGCCGGGGCAGCCTTCGACATCCGCAACTCCTCGGCGGTGCTGCTCGACAGCGTCTCGGTCTACAAGTCCACGGGCGTCGGCATCCGGTTCAGCGGCGCCACCGACGCGAAGGTCACCGGCTCCACCCTGTCCACCATCGGTCCGGCCGTGACGGCGGATGCCGCCACCACCGGATTGACCGTCACCTCCAGCAGGTTCTCGGGCTGGGAGACCACCTCGATCCCGGGCATCAAGATCGCGGGCTCCGGCACCAAGGTCGTCGACAACGACATCAGCCAGTACAACGGCGCCGCCGTCGAGATCGGGCCGGGCGCGGTGGGCACGACCGTGGTGAACAACGAGATCGAGACCAGCCAGGGCCGCGGCGTCGTCAACCGATCCGCCACCGGCACCGCGATCACCAACAACGACGTCAAGACATGGTGCGGTGACGGCATCCGGGTCGAGGGCGCCTCCAGCGACGTCTCGGTCCAGAACAACGTCGTGAACAAGTCGTACGACCCCGACGCGCTCGACTGCGACGAGCCGGCCGGGGTGGCCATCGGGATCTACGGTGACGCCCGACAGGACACGATCGTGGACTACAACAACACGTACGCCTACGCGAGCGCCTACTCGTGGGACGGCGCGCGGATGGATCTGGCCGCCTTCCGTACCGCCTCCGGCCAGGCCGCCCACGACCGCAACACCTGGGACGACCTGGACCGGCAGGACTCGGCCAACTCGGCTGCCCCGGGTTACCCGAGCACCGACCGGAGCGGTACCGCCCGCGCCGACAACCCGAACGTGGCGGATGCCGGCGCCGGCCCCGTCACCTACGCCGACCGGGGCAACTGGGAGATCATCGGCTACCCGGTCGCCGAGTTGGACGCGTCGCTGGATCTGGGTGCGGGCGTGGTCACCGCGGACGCCTCCGGATCGAAGCCCGGCTGGTACCCGCTCACCAGCTACCGGTTCGACTTCGGCGACGGCACCGTGGTGACCCAGTCCACCCCGGTGGCCACCCACAGCTACGGCAACCCGGGCACCTACCAGGTCACGGTACGCGTCAGCGGCGCCGACGACCGCGCCCGCGAAATCGGTCTTCGGGTCACCGTGCTCCGCCGGATCAGCACCGTCGGCCTGCTGGCCCGCAGCAACCTGAAGTACGTCGCTCCCGTGCTCGACCAGACCCTCGGACTGCGCGCCGACCACTACGGCGTCGACTCGGTCGACAAGTTCGACGTGGCCGACGCCGGCGGTGGGAAGATCGCGCTCTACTCCCGCTCCGCCCAGGGGTACGTCAACGTCCAGAAGTCCGGAGACGTCTATGCGGGGGACCCGTCCCTGTCCGCCGAGAGCCAGCTGACCTCGATCCGCAACGGTGACGGCTCGATCAGCCTGCGCGCCGGCACCGACACGTACCTCAGCACCTCCGGTTACGGCGGCATCCTCCAGGCCAAGGGCACGACGATCAGCCGGTTCGAGCAGTTCCACCTGGTCAACGTCACAGACTCCAACCGCACCCTCAAGGCCCGCGCCAACGCCCGCTACGTCACCGCCTCCAACACCGCCGCGAGCCCGCTGATCGCCAACGCCACCGGGATCGGCGTCGCCCAGAAGTACGACCTGGTCGACCTCGGCAACAGCCAGTGGGCCATCTTCGCCCGCGCCAACAACCGCTTCGTCACCGCCACCAACGCCGGCACCCTGCCGTTGATCAACACCAACGTCGTGCCCGGCACCTGGGAGAAGTTCACCCGGATCACCAACAGCGACGGCTCACTCAGCCTCCGCTCGGTCGGCAACAGCCGCTACGTCACCGCCGACAACGCCGGCGCCAGCCCGCTGATCACCAAGCACACCGCGATCACCTCGTGGGACCAGTACACCCTCGGCTGA
- a CDS encoding right-handed parallel beta-helix repeat-containing protein, translating into MHSSPLAGLTVLAMAGGSLLATSPAQAAGTTYLYVNGSATSCSDTGLGSSTQPFCTIGASATAAQAGQTVRIASGDYPERVALPRSGATDAPIVFETGWDGTSRATLTGATAGVVVAGRHDVVLRGLRITGSLGAPALDLRDSSTVTVDQLDVVRAGTATGAAVQLTAVTRSSLRRAHVVTPVTGVTLDAATSGVTLTSSTISSPSVATSGTGVQVAGTGNAVLNNTVGGFAASAIAVESVATGTVVANNQITGGPGYGIRNQAATGTAITNNSVQYRCRDGVRVEGASTGVSVQNNVLFNNGSWAQDYCVQRDGYEIGVYGDARQDTIVDYNNVWHGGYPLSPYSWDGTPLTLAAFRATAGQGAHDRETDYNLNNQDSANSAAPGYQTTDRTGGARVDNPDVPNTGVGPVAYADRGSGEAYLNPVAKADVTLDLGTLSATMDASASVPGFDPITTYRFDFGDGTVVTQSTPVATHRYANPGRYSISVWVSGADARTGTTFRTVSVLRRISTVALLARSNLKYVSPPASAHGLVADHYGVDSVDRFDLADSGSGQVALYSRSANRYVSTSDATTPVDLTYTNADNGGYFALVRNSDGSVSLRSASSNRYLSTSGSGGTVYANQFTISRFEQFHLVNVADANRTLKARANARYVTASNTAASPLIANATGIGVAQKYDLVDLGNSQWAIFARANNRFVTATNAGTLPLINTNVVPGTWEKFARITNSDGSLSLRSVGNSRYVTADNAGASPLITKHTAITSWDQYTLG; encoded by the coding sequence ATGCACAGCTCACCGCTCGCTGGCCTCACCGTCCTGGCGATGGCCGGCGGCAGCCTGCTCGCCACCTCTCCGGCGCAGGCCGCCGGAACCACCTATCTCTACGTCAACGGCTCCGCCACCTCCTGCTCGGACACCGGCCTCGGCAGCTCGACCCAGCCGTTCTGCACGATCGGCGCGTCCGCCACCGCGGCGCAGGCCGGGCAGACGGTCCGGATCGCCTCCGGCGACTACCCGGAGCGGGTCGCCCTGCCCCGGTCCGGCGCGACGGACGCCCCGATCGTCTTCGAGACGGGCTGGGACGGCACCAGCCGGGCCACCCTCACCGGCGCGACGGCCGGTGTCGTCGTGGCGGGGCGGCACGACGTCGTGCTCCGCGGCCTGCGGATCACCGGCTCCCTCGGGGCACCCGCCCTCGACCTCCGCGACTCGTCGACGGTCACCGTCGACCAGCTCGACGTCGTGCGGGCCGGCACGGCGACGGGAGCTGCGGTGCAACTCACGGCGGTCACCCGCTCCTCGCTGCGGCGGGCCCACGTGGTCACCCCGGTGACCGGCGTGACGCTGGACGCCGCCACCAGCGGCGTGACGCTGACCTCCTCGACCATCTCGTCGCCGTCGGTCGCCACCTCCGGCACCGGCGTCCAGGTCGCCGGCACCGGCAACGCGGTCCTCAACAACACGGTCGGTGGCTTCGCCGCCAGCGCGATCGCCGTCGAGTCGGTCGCCACCGGCACGGTGGTGGCGAACAACCAGATCACCGGCGGACCGGGGTACGGGATCCGCAACCAGGCCGCCACCGGCACGGCGATCACCAACAACAGCGTCCAGTACCGCTGCCGCGACGGTGTACGGGTCGAGGGCGCCTCGACGGGCGTCTCCGTGCAGAACAACGTGCTCTTCAACAACGGCAGCTGGGCTCAGGACTACTGCGTCCAGCGGGACGGCTACGAGATCGGCGTGTACGGCGACGCCCGGCAGGACACCATCGTCGACTACAACAACGTCTGGCACGGCGGATACCCGCTGTCCCCGTACTCCTGGGACGGCACCCCGCTCACCCTGGCCGCCTTCCGCGCCACCGCCGGCCAGGGCGCGCACGACCGCGAGACCGACTACAACCTGAACAACCAGGACTCGGCGAACTCGGCCGCGCCCGGCTACCAGACCACCGACCGGACCGGCGGCGCCCGGGTCGACAACCCGGACGTGCCGAACACCGGCGTGGGCCCCGTCGCCTACGCAGACCGGGGTTCGGGCGAGGCGTACCTCAACCCGGTCGCGAAGGCCGATGTGACCCTGGACCTGGGCACCCTGTCGGCGACCATGGACGCCAGCGCATCTGTGCCGGGCTTCGATCCGATCACGACGTACCGGTTCGACTTCGGCGACGGAACGGTCGTCACCCAGTCGACCCCGGTCGCCACCCACCGCTACGCGAACCCGGGCCGCTACTCGATCAGCGTGTGGGTCAGCGGCGCGGACGCCCGGACCGGCACGACCTTCCGCACGGTGAGCGTGCTGCGCCGGATCAGCACCGTCGCCCTGCTGGCCCGCAGCAACCTCAAGTACGTCTCCCCGCCGGCCTCCGCGCACGGGCTGGTCGCCGACCACTACGGCGTGGACTCCGTCGACAGGTTCGACCTCGCGGATTCCGGCTCCGGGCAGGTGGCCCTCTACTCCCGCTCGGCCAACCGGTACGTCAGCACCAGCGACGCCACCACCCCGGTCGACCTGACCTACACCAACGCCGACAATGGCGGCTACTTCGCTCTGGTGCGCAACAGCGACGGCAGCGTGAGCCTGCGGTCGGCGAGCAGCAACCGCTACCTGTCCACCTCGGGCAGCGGCGGCACCGTCTACGCGAACCAGTTCACGATCAGCAGGTTCGAGCAGTTCCACCTCGTGAACGTTGCCGACGCGAACCGCACCCTCAAGGCCCGCGCCAACGCCCGCTACGTCACCGCCTCCAACACCGCCGCGAGCCCGCTGATCGCCAACGCCACCGGGATCGGCGTCGCCCAGAAGTACGACCTGGTCGACCTCGGCAACAGCCAGTGGGCCATCTTCGCCCGCGCCAACAACCGCTTCGTCACCGCCACCAACGCCGGCACCCTGCCGTTGATCAACACCAACGTCGTGCCCGGCACCTGGGAGAAGTTCGCCCGGATCACCAACAGCGACGGCTCACTCAGCCTCCGCTCGGTCGGCAACAGCCGCTACGTCACCGCCGACAACGCCGGCGCCAGCCCGCTGATCACCAAGCACACCGCGATCACCTCGTGGGACCAGTACACCCTCGGCTGA
- a CDS encoding right-handed parallel beta-helix repeat-containing protein has protein sequence MRKTSLAGLTALAVAGSTLLSILPARAADATTLWVHGYSDTCSDTGPGTQDQPFCTIGAAAQVVQAGQTVRVGAGAYRERVTVPRSGTPDQPITFTSDSGTARVGLVGPGSGFVVDGQHDIVIRRFSATPAEGLPGLDLRNSSAITVESFGAYPETVSTTPAVRLSKVTGATLSGISSSSATLVTAVDLDAATTGVTLTASSFSTIPRYDLPMGSVAVRVAGTGNTVTRSRIEGFSAAGILVAPGASGTVVSDNYIQAGGGDGIRNDSATGTAVTNNTVHQRCRDGVRIEGASTGVAVHNNVLVDNGYLGLQNCGRTGPGGVEIGVYGTTARDTRVDYNDVFHTNASSPQLYSWGTPLGLAAFRTATGQAAHDRESRIQATRIDSANSAAPGYPTIDYSGLARADDPNVPDTGAGPITYADRGAFESVQSPVARLDPAIDLGTSTVTLDASTSTAGLTPIASYRFDFGDGTVVTQASPVASHRYATLDTYRVSVTVTGGDKRTGTVYDDVTLLPRIGTIGLLARSNLRYVGPSTSGGARADRAGLDAGSTFDVVDAGNGRVALYSRSARRYLAADQANQLTLVDAHVSGFSWLRLIRNSDGSLTISANSGYVSTSGSGGTLVAGKTTVGKFEQFHDVKVSDANRTFKARSNARYVTASNTAATPLAATATGVGVAQKYDLVNLGNYQWALFARANNRFVTASLGTQPLINTKTIPGTWERFVIVHNSDGSVSLRSAGNSRYVTADSTKPLIANAGTIGPRQQYTLG, from the coding sequence ATGCGGAAAACCTCCCTGGCCGGCCTGACCGCCCTCGCGGTCGCTGGCAGCACCCTGCTCTCCATCCTCCCGGCGCGGGCGGCCGACGCCACCACGCTCTGGGTGCACGGCTACTCCGACACCTGCTCGGACACCGGCCCCGGCACCCAGGATCAGCCGTTCTGCACGATCGGCGCCGCCGCGCAGGTGGTGCAGGCCGGTCAGACGGTCCGCGTCGGTGCCGGCGCCTACCGTGAGCGGGTCACCGTGCCCCGTTCCGGCACGCCCGACCAGCCGATCACCTTCACCAGCGACAGCGGCACCGCTCGAGTCGGTCTGGTGGGCCCCGGTTCCGGCTTCGTGGTCGACGGCCAGCACGACATCGTCATCCGCCGCTTCTCGGCCACCCCGGCGGAGGGTCTGCCCGGCCTCGACCTCCGCAATTCCTCGGCGATCACCGTGGAGAGCTTCGGGGCTTATCCGGAGACCGTGAGCACCACGCCCGCCGTGCGACTCTCCAAGGTCACCGGAGCGACCCTGAGCGGCATCTCCTCCAGCAGTGCGACACTCGTCACCGCCGTCGATCTGGACGCCGCCACCACCGGCGTCACCCTCACCGCCAGCTCCTTCTCGACCATCCCCCGGTACGACCTGCCCATGGGCAGTGTCGCCGTGCGGGTCGCCGGCACCGGCAACACGGTCACCCGGAGCCGGATCGAAGGCTTCTCCGCCGCGGGCATCCTGGTCGCGCCGGGCGCCTCGGGGACCGTGGTGAGCGACAACTACATCCAGGCGGGCGGCGGCGACGGCATCCGCAACGACAGCGCGACCGGGACCGCGGTCACCAACAACACCGTCCACCAGCGGTGCCGCGACGGCGTCCGGATCGAGGGTGCCTCGACCGGCGTCGCCGTGCACAACAATGTGCTGGTCGACAACGGCTACCTGGGGCTCCAGAACTGCGGCCGGACCGGTCCGGGCGGGGTGGAGATCGGTGTCTACGGGACCACCGCCCGCGACACCCGGGTCGACTACAACGACGTGTTCCACACCAACGCGTCGTCCCCCCAGCTCTACTCGTGGGGCACCCCGCTCGGGTTGGCGGCGTTCCGCACCGCCACCGGCCAGGCCGCCCACGACCGCGAGAGCCGCATCCAGGCCACCCGCATCGACTCGGCCAACTCGGCGGCGCCCGGCTACCCGACCATCGACTACAGCGGGCTGGCCCGGGCCGACGACCCGAACGTCCCCGACACCGGCGCCGGCCCGATCACGTACGCCGACCGGGGCGCGTTCGAGAGCGTCCAGAGCCCGGTGGCCCGGCTCGACCCGGCGATCGACCTCGGGACGAGCACGGTGACCCTGGACGCCAGCACCTCCACGGCCGGCCTCACGCCGATCGCCTCCTACCGGTTCGACTTCGGCGACGGCACGGTGGTCACTCAGGCCTCGCCGGTCGCCTCGCACCGGTACGCGACCCTCGACACCTACCGGGTCTCGGTCACCGTGACCGGTGGCGACAAGCGGACCGGCACCGTGTACGACGACGTCACCTTGCTGCCCCGGATCGGCACGATCGGCCTGCTGGCTCGGAGCAACCTGCGCTACGTCGGTCCGTCGACCTCCGGCGGCGCGCGCGCCGACCGGGCCGGCCTGGACGCCGGAAGCACGTTCGATGTCGTCGACGCCGGCAACGGGCGCGTCGCCCTCTACTCCCGGTCGGCCCGGCGATACCTCGCCGCCGACCAGGCCAACCAGCTGACCCTGGTCGACGCGCACGTCTCCGGGTTCAGCTGGTTGCGCCTCATCCGCAACAGCGACGGCTCGCTGACCATCTCGGCCAACTCCGGGTACGTCTCGACCTCCGGCAGCGGCGGCACGCTGGTCGCCGGCAAGACCACCGTCGGCAAGTTCGAGCAGTTCCACGACGTGAAGGTGTCGGACGCCAACCGCACCTTCAAGGCGCGGTCCAACGCCCGTTACGTCACCGCTTCGAACACCGCCGCCACACCGCTGGCCGCCACGGCGACCGGTGTCGGCGTGGCCCAGAAGTACGACCTGGTCAACCTGGGCAACTACCAGTGGGCCCTGTTCGCCCGCGCCAACAACCGCTTCGTCACCGCCTCCCTCGGCACCCAGCCGCTGATCAACACGAAGACGATCCCGGGCACCTGGGAGCGGTTCGTCATCGTCCACAACAGCGACGGCTCGGTCAGCCTCCGCTCGGCCGGCAACAGCCGCTACGTCACCGCCGACAGCACCAAACCACTGATCGCCAACGCCGGCACCATCGGCCCCCGGCAGCAGTACACCCTCGGCTGA